The DNA sequence GGGAGCCACCCGCCAACCCCGACGGCATAGGATTCGGCACAGTGCTGCCGTCAACAGTGACTTACCAGCGTGGGATGTGGTGCCCACAACCATAATGGCTTTCATTCAAACCCTCCAAAAAACGTAGCAAATGGGCATCATTTTTCAGCGTCAGAGCTGCGGTGAATTTCCTTCTAAAGATTAACAACTGAATTAAGTGAGTGTTAAGAGCGGTTAGAGAATGTTGACTATTTGGAGAGGTCGTTAAATCCATTGCAGAGTGCAGACGGGTCTGCTAAACCCACCCGTACCATTTGCAGATTTATTAAATTCCCGATCTTAGGAGTAAATATGGTGGTCTGGAACACCACCAATTCGCCTTAGTCCCTGGTTTCTCATGGGGTGAACCTACCAGTTGGGTAGACGAAACCAGCGGTTCAAAAAATTGATCAGGCGATCGCGCCAGGTCGGAGCTAAGAAGGGATGTCCCTGTTGCCACTTTTGCACCAGTTGCCGCCCCAGCGGAGTGAGCCGAAAGCTATCAGTAAGCCCCTGACCATCGACTTCGCGCCGTAATAGACCCACTTGGGTCAACCAGAGCAGTTCATTCTCAACAATCAACTCTGGAAGGGAACGCTGAAGGTAGCCGTTTTTAACACCTTCGGTTGCGGCGATCGCTCTCAGATTGACTCCCTGCCACATCATCGTGGTAAACAACTGCACTTGAAACGGAGCGCAGCGCACCGCACGTTCTGCCCGCTCAATGGTGCGTTGGTCATAGCGAATAGATTGTGTCCGGGTGGAGTTGGTCGAGGTCATGCTTGAGATTTCGATGATTTTTCTATCTTATTGTTTCCAGTTGTAAAAAAACGAGCAAAATTGAAACTATTTTCACAGGATGTATTAGAACTATGGCAATCAGGATAGTGCATCTGTTTTGATGCCTTTTAACTTGACGGATGCCGAGGCAACAAAGGCGTTAGGCAACCTAAGTTCGGGATCAAGATTGTGGCAGTTGAAACCGCAGACCCGGCGTAAGCTCAGTCGAACCTACAGGCGCAAAACCAACCTGCGTCGGTTCGGCAAATCTTATGATTTCTGGAAGTTCGCCTTTGCGGACTGCGTCCTGATAGCCGCAGATTTGATTCACCAGAAACTTTACCGATAAGGGGGTTAGAAGAGCGCATTTAGCCCATAGATGCTCAATCCTGCGATCGCTTTTGCAACAAAACCTGCCGTTACAACAATTTCTTTCCATTTCCTTTTATAAATTTTGAATTAGATGATTTAGTTTGACTTGAATGCGTTATTCTTCAGGGTTATTTATTGCACTTAAACCCATTGCGCTTAGTTGCTTAGTTATTGGTGTGAGGAGAGACTTCAATGGATTCTACGCAGTCCTGCAATGAAACCAAAGCAGCCCTAAAACGTGTAGCTGGTCTAGGCATGGTGGCTGTAGCGTTGCTGATCGGAAGTGAAGGGGCGATCGCACAAGACATTCATGCTCCAGCCTCTACACCCCAGACCCTGGCTCAACTCTCGACACCGATCACCGGATATTTTCTATTTGTCAATCCCACCATCGGCAACGATACCGGAGATGGCAGCCAACGCTTTCCCCTCCGCACCATCACCCGTGCGCTGCAACTCGCGCAACCCAATACCGTAGTTGTGTTGAATGCCGGAACCTACAGCGTCGAAACAGGTGAGGCATTTCCCCTGGTGCTCAAGCCCGGTGTCACCCTACAAGGAGATGCTGCCAGTCGTGGACGAGGCATTCTGATTCGAGGGGGTGGAGAATTCGTCAGTCCTACCTCTGCACGGCAAAACGTCACCCTCCTGGGAGCGAATCAATCCTTCATCTCAGGCGTCACAATTACCAACCCCAACCCGCGTGGCTATGCCTTATGGATTGAGTCGAGTAGCCCAACTGTCACGGCTAGTACTTTCAGCAACAGCACCCACGATGGTATTTCCGTTGTCGGGCATGGGGCACCCCTGATTCAGGGCAATGTGTTTGTGCAAAATGGGGCGAATGGCATCACCGTGTTTGGCACGGCTCAACCCCAAATTCGAGACAACCTGTTTGAGCGTACGGGCTTTGGCATCAACATTGCTCAACAGGCGGCTCCTGCTGTAATCAACAACCGTATTGTCAATAATGAGGATGGCATTGTTGTGCAGGGCGATGCGCGCCCGGTTTTGAGAGGCAACACCATCGAAGGCAATGAGCGGGATGGACTGGTAGCGATCGCTCGTTCTGTTCCGAACCTGGGCACCACCACCGAACCAGGGCAGAATATCTTCCGTAACAACGGTCGCTATGACCTCAATACCAGTGCAACCAATCAAACAATCGCTGCCTGGGGCAACGAACTCGCCAGTAATCGCATCCATGGCTCCGTCAATTTGTCGGGGCAAGCGATCGCCAGTCGCCCTACCAACCCTTCAACTTCGGTCAGACCCACGGCATCGACCTCTGCTCCCGTTGCGATGGTCACTCGTCCCACCAACCCATCTGGAAGTTTTGCCGCCTTGCCCTCGTTGCAACCTGCCGCTCCGATCCCTATTCCCGTTCAGCCTGCCCAGGGCACAACTCAACCCACTCGCCCAGAGCGGTTGCCACTGTTAACCCAAACAGGTCTTAGTTCATCCCGCTCAACCAACCCGACGACCCCCACAAGCAGTGCATTTCCCTCTCCTACCGGGCTTGCTTCTACCGCGACGACAACACCTGGGGCGATCGAGATTCCCGTTCCCCCTCCTGCCGTTGGTGGAGGACGACCTCCAATTGTCAATCCAACTTCTCCCAATCAACTTTCTACCAACTCAACGGCTATAGCATCTCCGTCAGCCATAGCGATCGCACCTGCCAACGGAGTGCGCTCTACTACCCCAGTCCGTGAAGTTGCTGTGCAGCGTTCCACCCCATCCTCTGCAACAACCGCCATTCCATCGGCATCCTCCACAAGAGCAATCGAGATTCCCGTTCCACCACCACAATCAACTCAAGTCGCTGCGTCACCCCTGCCCCAACAGACCCCATCACGGGTGAGAACATCGACACCCACCTCATCACCGAACGTGCTGCCCGTCCCCAATGGCAACGTG is a window from the Oscillatoria sp. FACHB-1407 genome containing:
- a CDS encoding Npun_F0494 family protein, translated to MTSTNSTRTQSIRYDQRTIERAERAVRCAPFQVQLFTTMMWQGVNLRAIAATEGVKNGYLQRSLPELIVENELLWLTQVGLLRREVDGQGLTDSFRLTPLGRQLVQKWQQGHPFLAPTWRDRLINFLNRWFRLPNW
- a CDS encoding DUF1565 domain-containing protein produces the protein MDSTQSCNETKAALKRVAGLGMVAVALLIGSEGAIAQDIHAPASTPQTLAQLSTPITGYFLFVNPTIGNDTGDGSQRFPLRTITRALQLAQPNTVVVLNAGTYSVETGEAFPLVLKPGVTLQGDAASRGRGILIRGGGEFVSPTSARQNVTLLGANQSFISGVTITNPNPRGYALWIESSSPTVTASTFSNSTHDGISVVGHGAPLIQGNVFVQNGANGITVFGTAQPQIRDNLFERTGFGINIAQQAAPAVINNRIVNNEDGIVVQGDARPVLRGNTIEGNERDGLVAIARSVPNLGTTTEPGQNIFRNNGRYDLNTSATNQTIAAWGNELASNRIHGSVNLSGQAIASRPTNPSTSVRPTASTSAPVAMVTRPTNPSGSFAALPSLQPAAPIPIPVQPAQGTTQPTRPERLPLLTQTGLSSSRSTNPTTPTSSAFPSPTGLASTATTTPGAIEIPVPPPAVGGGRPPIVNPTSPNQLSTNSTAIASPSAIAIAPANGVRSTTPVREVAVQRSTPSSATTAIPSASSTRAIEIPVPPPQSTQVAASPLPQQTPSRVRTSTPTSSPNVLPVPNGNVPVGNIGDMPTVLVSRDPLQRRATVPLPSNHAVALGLRYRVVVEAEDETTQAMVRSLIPGAFRTQANGRIMMQAGAYSDRANADQTVQWLTGNGLRAMVQPLN